The Pseudanabaena galeata CCNP1313 genome includes a region encoding these proteins:
- a CDS encoding type II toxin-antitoxin system HigB family toxin, which yields MHVISRKVLRQFWEKYPDSQIPLMRWFKIMDRESFSNFASLRSVFPSVDQVGDLTVFNIGGNKYRLIASVHFNRDKIYIRHVLTHLEYDKGGWKK from the coding sequence ATGCACGTAATTAGCAGAAAAGTTTTACGTCAGTTCTGGGAAAAGTACCCTGATAGCCAGATCCCATTGATGAGATGGTTTAAGATTATGGATAGAGAGAGTTTTAGCAATTTTGCTAGTTTACGTTCTGTTTTTCCTAGCGTGGATCAAGTCGGTGATTTAACGGTTTTTAATATTGGTGGCAATAAGTACCGCTTAATCGCCTCAGTTCATTTTAATCGTGACAAAATTTATATTCGTCATGTATTAACACATCTAGAGTATGACAAAGGAGGATGGAAAAAATGA
- a CDS encoding helix-turn-helix domain-containing protein: MSLLTKDVRMSWGVIRPLFSIRNESEYDRAIERLNALIDEVGTDEENPLYELLDTLGIVIHTYEEKNHAIPESNGVQMMQFLMEEHQLGLADLPDLGTPEMILAILNGQQDLTVKHLKSLSTRFQVSPAIFI; encoded by the coding sequence ATGAGCTTACTTACAAAAGATGTGCGGATGTCTTGGGGCGTTATTCGTCCGCTTTTTTCAATTCGTAATGAAAGTGAGTACGATCGCGCTATTGAGAGATTAAATGCGTTGATTGATGAAGTGGGTACAGATGAAGAAAATCCTCTTTACGAACTATTAGATACTTTGGGGATTGTAATTCATACATACGAAGAAAAAAATCATGCCATACCTGAAAGTAATGGCGTTCAGATGATGCAGTTTTTGATGGAAGAACATCAATTAGGTTTAGCAGATTTACCAGACCTTGGTACACCAGAAATGATTTTGGCAATACTTAATGGTCAGCAGGATCTGACTGTAAAGCATCTAAAGTCTCTATCGACAAGATTTCAGGTATCACCTGCAATTTTTATTTAG
- a CDS encoding XisI protein has protein sequence MVSLETYRDIVQQILTEYSSHQPAYGEVEMELIFDHQRDRYQLVCTGWNKKRRIYGSLIHIDLKGDKIWIQSDGTEVGIANLLVDKGIPKQSIVLAYQAPNLRQFTEFALV, from the coding sequence ATGGTATCCCTAGAAACCTATCGAGATATAGTGCAGCAAATTCTTACGGAATATAGTAGCCATCAACCTGCCTATGGTGAGGTTGAAATGGAGTTGATTTTTGATCATCAGCGCGATCGCTATCAATTGGTATGCACTGGCTGGAACAAAAAACGCCGCATTTATGGTTCCCTAATTCATATCGATCTTAAGGGTGATAAAATCTGGATTCAAAGCGATGGAACTGAAGTAGGTATTGCCAATTTACTAGTAGATAAAGGCATCCCAAAGCAAAGTATTGTGTTAGCTTACCAAGCCCCCAACTTACGACAGTTTACAGAATTTGCACTAGTTTAA
- a CDS encoding element excision factor XisH family protein, translating into MIKDGWTITHDPLYLNIAEVEICIDIVAEQLFAAEKDKNKIAVEVKTFLNPSAISEFHTVLGQCLNYRLALKLDDASRLLYLAIPDTAWNTFFRREFAKLAIAEYQLKLIIFDVSEEVIVQWYP; encoded by the coding sequence CTGATCAAAGATGGATGGACAATCACCCATGATCCGCTTTACTTGAATATTGCTGAAGTTGAAATTTGTATTGATATTGTTGCAGAGCAACTATTTGCAGCAGAGAAGGACAAAAATAAAATCGCCGTAGAAGTTAAAACTTTTTTGAATCCATCTGCCATTTCTGAATTTCATACAGTTTTGGGGCAATGTCTCAATTATCGTCTAGCCTTAAAATTAGATGATGCCAGTCGCCTGTTATACTTAGCAATCCCAGATACAGCTTGGAATACATTCTTTCGGCGTGAATTTGCTAAACTAGCTATAGCTGAATATCAACTAAAACTGATTATTTTTGATGTATCAGAAGAGGTTATTGTGCAATGGTATCCCTAG
- a CDS encoding NINE protein gives MRSRTSAILWCFFLGAFGAHKFYLGQSGWGIIYLLFFWTGFPSIAAFFEFIMLLLMADTEFNRRFNGGANQATASVRDSTAALGDLKRLYDDGIITAEEYEEKRKKLLKNI, from the coding sequence ATGAGGTCTAGAACTAGTGCAATTCTTTGGTGTTTCTTTCTGGGAGCATTTGGAGCGCACAAATTTTATCTAGGACAATCTGGCTGGGGAATCATTTACCTGCTATTTTTCTGGACAGGCTTCCCATCTATTGCTGCTTTTTTTGAATTTATTATGCTGTTATTAATGGCTGATACCGAATTTAATCGTAGATTTAACGGTGGGGCAAATCAAGCGACAGCCTCGGTTAGAGACTCTACCGCAGCACTGGGCGATCTCAAAAGACTTTATGATGACGGTATAATCACAGCTGAAGAGTACGAAGAAAAACGAAAAAAGCTACTTAAAAATATTTAA
- a CDS encoding helix-hairpin-helix domain-containing protein, with the protein MSQPSWFDQTPSWVWWSFVPALGGGAIAYAGVKSGSNIWIGIGACFVTAGIVFYSSPYLSGFAMIVWLAQIATAFALKREYLTKTYPKHLALPEDEKLFKAIAATRPKIEFNGCSKNDLVNVLGLPIVYANDIDSLKAEGHIFTSLEELHDILEIPNSTLQKIAPMVTFAYDYRQETSYSWKRVNSMTADELMAIGIEPNVAIAIAEERQRRGEFKSIMDVKKRTGIPFSAYRQLT; encoded by the coding sequence ATGTCTCAACCTTCATGGTTTGATCAAACACCATCATGGGTTTGGTGGTCTTTTGTACCAGCATTGGGTGGTGGCGCGATCGCCTATGCTGGTGTAAAGTCTGGCTCTAATATTTGGATTGGGATCGGTGCATGTTTCGTCACGGCTGGAATTGTTTTCTACTCATCCCCATATCTTTCTGGCTTTGCGATGATTGTTTGGTTGGCTCAAATTGCAACAGCCTTTGCCCTCAAGCGTGAATACTTAACCAAGACTTATCCAAAACATTTAGCATTGCCTGAAGACGAAAAATTATTTAAGGCGATCGCGGCTACCCGTCCCAAGATTGAGTTTAATGGATGCTCTAAGAATGACTTAGTTAACGTTTTAGGATTACCAATCGTTTATGCCAATGATATTGACTCATTAAAGGCTGAAGGGCATATTTTCACTAGTCTCGAAGAACTCCACGACATTCTCGAAATCCCTAATTCAACTCTGCAAAAAATCGCGCCAATGGTAACCTTTGCCTATGACTACCGCCAAGAGACAAGTTATTCATGGAAGCGAGTTAACTCCATGACTGCGGATGAATTGATGGCGATTGGGATAGAACCCAACGTAGCGATCGCGATCGCTGAGGAGCGACAACGACGAGGTGAATTCAAATCGATTATGGATGTCAAAAAGCGTACTGGCATTCCCTTTAGTGCATATCGACAACTTACATAA
- a CDS encoding pentapeptide repeat-containing protein: protein MLIFRASLKENLAKHQLWLESHGEKGQRFSAAGANLENADLSGANLRKANLSGSNLSEVNLSNANLSEATLFGTKLSGANLNAANLSSASLSGAELQNASLQNADLTEVLLCEANLSNANLINANLHKANLSLGIPEFVKAKNIQAILQGSTIPFVNVNQTNLKEANLSGANLSEANLDFANLFEATLSGANLQKAKLFAVNLSKANLSNANLEGADLFRSLALGTDFSSANLTGACIEEWIIDRDTKLDEVICDSIYLKHLLRSLPDYILRKYSDRRPFNPKAKFAQGDFVKLVSKVNQGSELEKHGSEVLQEQILFEELHQIFEQLSEQYSQRYVDASESDRLTILKLEIRYQTKNNLAFSERLLEAINLPSQALTDLLQNNSFVTVSPQVIATFL, encoded by the coding sequence ATGTTAATTTTTAGAGCATCTTTGAAAGAGAATTTAGCCAAGCATCAACTATGGTTAGAGAGTCATGGCGAGAAAGGACAAAGATTTAGTGCGGCTGGAGCTAATTTAGAGAATGCTGATCTCAGTGGCGCAAATCTGCGTAAAGCTAATCTCAGTGGCTCTAACCTCAGTGAAGTTAATCTCAGCAATGCGAATCTCAGTGAAGCAACTTTATTTGGCACAAAGTTGAGTGGTGCAAATCTCAATGCAGCGAATCTAAGCAGTGCATCCCTGAGTGGTGCTGAACTTCAAAATGCATCGCTTCAGAATGCAGATTTGACCGAAGTACTTCTTTGCGAAGCTAATTTAAGTAATGCGAATCTGATCAATGCTAATTTACACAAAGCCAATCTCAGTCTCGGCATACCAGAATTTGTCAAAGCAAAAAATATTCAAGCGATCTTGCAGGGAAGCACCATTCCTTTTGTAAATGTCAACCAGACCAATCTCAAAGAAGCCAATCTCAGTGGTGCGAATCTCAGTGAAGCAAATCTGGATTTTGCAAATCTTTTTGAAGCTACTCTCAGTGGTGCGAATTTGCAGAAAGCAAAATTATTTGCCGTAAATCTCAGTAAGGCGAATCTCTCTAATGCAAATCTTGAGGGTGCTGATCTCTTCCGATCGCTGGCTTTAGGAACTGACTTTAGTTCTGCAAATCTCACGGGGGCATGTATTGAGGAATGGATTATTGATCGCGATACCAAGTTAGATGAGGTGATCTGTGATTCTATCTATTTAAAGCATCTTCTGAGAAGCTTGCCTGATTACATTCTCAGGAAATATAGCGATCGCCGCCCATTTAATCCTAAGGCAAAATTTGCTCAAGGTGATTTTGTCAAATTAGTGAGCAAAGTCAATCAAGGTTCAGAATTAGAGAAGCATGGATCTGAGGTTTTACAAGAACAGATTCTCTTTGAAGAACTGCATCAAATTTTTGAACAGCTTTCTGAGCAATATTCACAGCGCTATGTTGATGCATCGGAAAGCGATCGTCTAACCATCCTCAAATTAGAAATTCGCTATCAAACTAAAAATAATCTTGCTTTTAGTGAACGTTTATTAGAGGCAATTAATTTACCAAGTCAAGCATTAACCGATCTGTTACAAAATAATTCTTTTGTAACTGTGTCTCCTCAAGTCATTGCAACTTTCTTGTAG
- a CDS encoding ArsB/NhaD family transporter, producing the protein MATWQAIVSLITFISVIFLLITEWLHFTIAAFLGALILIVANVMTMPEALGYIGKSHGTLGLFFGVMVMVRAFEPTKVFEYLATKMVIWAKGRGDRLLLGIVALTTPICAILPNATTVMLLAPLIPPIAQEIGVDFVPLLILMVFVANSAGLLTIVGDPVTYIVGDAINMSFVDYLLQLSLGGVIAVGVIVATLPFLFRKIWHKKLENLESLPHPKINHHRTLFIGAIITTFVLIFFVIGESLPIPVSPATVALLGAALALMLSHHSKIDSVQNILRDVDWSTLIFFMCFFVLIGGLEKTGVISSMSGFLGVLLGKNIALGTIILIFFVGLISSVVPNIPLVVAMVPLLKQYVVNVGLAGSEIISPDFAGQLPAIVLPLFYAMMYGATLGGNGTLVGASANIVAAGVAEQHGRRISFKTFLRYGIPVMILQLVVAAIYITLRFLIF; encoded by the coding sequence ATGGCAACTTGGCAAGCAATAGTGTCGCTGATTACCTTTATCAGTGTAATTTTTCTACTGATTACTGAGTGGCTTCATTTTACGATCGCCGCATTCTTAGGCGCTTTAATCTTGATCGTTGCTAATGTGATGACCATGCCCGAAGCCCTTGGATATATTGGCAAAAGTCATGGCACATTAGGGCTTTTCTTTGGCGTGATGGTGATGGTACGCGCCTTTGAACCAACTAAAGTCTTTGAGTATCTTGCCACTAAAATGGTGATTTGGGCAAAAGGAAGAGGCGATCGCTTGCTGTTAGGAATTGTCGCCTTAACCACACCAATCTGTGCGATCTTACCCAATGCTACGACCGTAATGTTGCTTGCCCCATTAATCCCGCCTATTGCTCAGGAAATCGGCGTAGATTTTGTGCCATTACTGATTTTGATGGTATTTGTGGCAAATAGCGCAGGCTTATTGACCATCGTTGGTGATCCCGTCACCTACATCGTTGGTGATGCCATCAATATGAGCTTTGTAGATTACTTATTGCAGCTAAGTCTTGGTGGGGTAATCGCTGTAGGCGTAATCGTTGCCACTCTTCCATTCCTATTTCGCAAAATCTGGCACAAGAAATTAGAAAATCTGGAGAGTCTTCCACATCCTAAGATCAACCACCATCGCACCCTCTTTATTGGAGCAATTATCACTACCTTTGTGCTGATATTTTTTGTGATTGGCGAATCCCTACCGATTCCTGTATCACCAGCAACCGTAGCTCTTCTGGGGGCTGCTCTTGCCTTGATGCTGTCACACCATAGCAAAATTGACTCAGTACAGAATATTCTGCGAGACGTAGATTGGAGTACTTTAATTTTCTTTATGTGCTTTTTTGTGCTGATTGGGGGACTCGAAAAAACAGGGGTAATCAGCAGTATGTCAGGATTTTTGGGAGTGCTTTTAGGCAAAAATATTGCCCTTGGTACGATTATTCTGATCTTCTTTGTAGGGTTAATTTCCAGTGTTGTACCGAATATTCCCCTCGTGGTGGCGATGGTTCCCTTACTCAAGCAATATGTAGTTAATGTTGGTTTAGCTGGTTCGGAGATTATCTCTCCCGATTTTGCAGGACAATTACCAGCGATCGTGTTACCTCTGTTTTACGCGATGATGTATGGCGCAACCCTTGGCGGAAATGGAACTTTAGTAGGAGCTTCGGCAAACATTGTCGCCGCAGGTGTTGCTGAGCAGCATGGGCGGCGAATATCATTTAAGACATTTTTGCGCTATGGCATTCCTGTAATGATTTTGCAACTTGTAGTAGCCGCAATCTATATCACCTTACGATTTTTGATCTTTTGA
- a CDS encoding NAD-binding protein: MRSLAVQIKSCLLDLEIKVNVTVRQKPQELHILLESTYFGDRQMLLEAITKCCHDLDQRNFKAARIYAFWFGQPLPQWVETIEFDPDHLSINNKEKETPKPTINSGTNLGAENEIVCDRFIVCGLGSLGQHSVFNLKKFAYREYEVKICAIDKVQPEIMEFDNFSEFLDQSIILGDCRRSEILIKAGIDNCRAILLVTSNENVNIETAIAARRLNPDVHIVVRSSRQNLNQLLKDQLGNFVALDPVDLPAASFAVAGLGGGTLGLFQLGDRKLRVVERVVEPNDYRFLRTPAYLLHKKYSRLLSITDANSDRLFFQWEPDTIVQVDDRVAFIEFVENDFSTTSRNFQLIESSLDPNSSTLKRIEQLLLKITGLTFWKSKWHQLSSWFQAVRSRRLILWGVITAIILWGISSVVLFFNVPNISWQKATSTSMILLLGGFGDVFGGLDEDQVPLWVVIFCLSITLISLLFVLGVVGLIADSILSSKFEFFKRSLPLPSRDHIILIGFGRLGQRIADLLFKLQLPFVIVSENPHDCDLADKVPWFTGNIIEELSKTNLAKAKSILSVTDDQMLNLETALLARDAAKKINRQMNLAIRTYDRYFSENLAELLPSSQSFCAYALSAEAFAGAAFGENMLSLFRLNQRTVLVAEYIISENDTLIGKNLSQIAYGYIVVPVYLKTSAPKADGHSEFYMPSDDEVMKVGDRLTLLASISGLRRIELGNLHLPKRWQLRAKPPLNSSVLLDAGNKLKNISGCDLEIARRFMQSLPAAIELPMYDTQAYRLGQVLMRLLPIKIYPL, translated from the coding sequence ATGCGATCGCTTGCTGTACAAATTAAAAGTTGCTTACTTGACCTAGAAATCAAAGTAAATGTCACAGTCAGACAAAAGCCTCAAGAATTACATATTCTACTAGAGTCTACTTATTTTGGTGATCGCCAAATGTTATTAGAGGCGATCACCAAATGTTGTCATGATCTTGACCAGCGTAATTTTAAGGCAGCACGAATTTATGCATTTTGGTTTGGGCAGCCATTACCGCAGTGGGTTGAAACCATAGAGTTTGATCCAGATCATCTATCGATAAACAACAAAGAAAAAGAAACTCCAAAGCCAACTATAAATTCAGGAACTAATTTAGGCGCAGAGAATGAGATTGTCTGCGATCGCTTTATTGTCTGTGGCTTGGGAAGTTTGGGGCAGCATTCAGTCTTTAACTTAAAGAAATTTGCCTATCGCGAATATGAAGTAAAAATTTGTGCGATCGATAAAGTCCAGCCAGAAATTATGGAGTTTGATAACTTCTCAGAATTCCTAGATCAATCCATAATTTTGGGAGATTGTCGGCGTTCTGAAATCCTAATCAAAGCAGGAATCGATAACTGTCGGGCGATTTTGCTAGTCACAAGTAATGAGAATGTGAACATTGAAACCGCGATCGCCGCCCGTCGCCTCAATCCTGATGTGCATATTGTCGTTCGCTCCTCCCGTCAAAATCTCAATCAGTTACTTAAAGATCAATTAGGAAACTTTGTCGCCCTTGATCCAGTAGATCTGCCTGCTGCCTCCTTTGCCGTAGCAGGCTTAGGCGGAGGCACATTAGGATTATTTCAACTTGGCGATCGCAAATTACGGGTAGTAGAACGTGTAGTAGAGCCAAATGACTATCGTTTTTTGAGAACACCTGCATATCTCTTACATAAAAAGTATTCTCGACTTTTGAGTATCACCGATGCCAACTCTGATCGCCTCTTCTTTCAATGGGAGCCTGATACAATTGTCCAAGTTGACGATCGAGTTGCCTTCATTGAATTTGTCGAAAACGATTTCTCCACCACTAGCCGAAATTTTCAACTAATTGAGTCTTCCCTTGATCCCAATTCTTCAACTTTGAAAAGAATTGAACAACTATTACTAAAAATCACAGGTTTAACATTTTGGAAATCGAAATGGCATCAGCTTAGCTCTTGGTTTCAAGCGGTGCGATCGCGTCGGCTCATTCTGTGGGGGGTGATAACCGCAATTATACTGTGGGGAATTAGCTCAGTAGTTTTATTCTTTAATGTGCCAAATATTTCATGGCAAAAGGCAACTTCTACAAGCATGATTTTGTTGTTAGGAGGATTTGGCGATGTATTTGGAGGACTAGATGAAGACCAAGTACCCTTGTGGGTGGTCATATTTTGCTTGTCCATTACCTTGATCAGTCTGCTATTTGTTTTGGGGGTAGTTGGATTGATTGCTGATAGTATTCTCAGTTCCAAATTTGAGTTTTTTAAGCGATCGCTACCTCTTCCTAGTCGCGATCATATTATTCTGATTGGATTTGGTCGGTTGGGGCAGAGAATAGCGGATCTTCTATTCAAGTTGCAACTTCCCTTTGTGATCGTTAGTGAAAATCCCCACGACTGCGATCTAGCCGACAAAGTACCTTGGTTTACAGGCAATATTATTGAAGAGCTATCGAAAACCAATCTGGCTAAAGCTAAGAGCATTCTCTCTGTCACTGATGATCAAATGCTTAATCTTGAAACTGCCTTACTGGCTCGTGATGCAGCAAAAAAAATTAATCGGCAAATGAATCTTGCTATTCGTACTTATGATCGCTACTTCAGTGAAAACCTAGCAGAACTTCTGCCCAGTTCTCAATCTTTTTGTGCCTATGCGCTCTCTGCTGAAGCGTTTGCAGGAGCAGCATTTGGTGAAAACATGCTAAGTCTATTTCGCCTCAATCAACGCACAGTTTTAGTTGCAGAATATATCATTTCCGAGAATGACACATTAATTGGCAAAAATCTTTCGCAAATTGCCTATGGTTATATCGTTGTGCCAGTTTATCTCAAAACTAGCGCTCCTAAAGCTGATGGACATAGTGAGTTTTATATGCCATCCGATGATGAGGTGATGAAAGTAGGCGATCGCCTGACACTATTAGCTTCAATTTCAGGACTGAGACGCATTGAACTGGGTAACCTCCATTTACCAAAACGTTGGCAGCTACGCGCCAAACCACCTCTTAATTCTAGTGTCTTGCTTGATGCTGGCAATAAGCTTAAAAATATTTCAGGCTGCGATCTGGAGATTGCGCGGCGCTTTATGCAAAGTCTCCCTGCGGCGATCGAGTTACCAATGTATGATACGCAAGCTTATCGCTTAGGACAAGTTCTCATGCGATTACTCCCAATTAAAATCTATCCTTTATAG
- a CDS encoding DNA double-strand break repair nuclease NurA — protein sequence MLDLQKLMGQMQGMSEQLQKEAQQLTVKLDRAETIFYQANTHQALLCQQSQQFHDRLIFNCAEPVEPLLRIQAITPITTPHIVLATDGSQIAPSRHEIAYCYLINIGRVAIYYNSGIYPLLDNVPEVFYKTEDLYKARQWGIQTEQWMTLRRTVAENVALGNLAIETIASSPKSPMLAFTDGALVHWEFDEIPSDARSQLLPDILSAWDNLKAQRIPLAGYISAPRAAETTNFLRLEICAFEQPDCNTHCSAMPLDSAPCSQIQPLRDGTLWSRLLKVGECSPLWKSHARILQEYGEHQIYFCYLHVGTEIARIEMPAWTALDQNLRSQALQIVLAQVQKGYGYPVALAEAHNQAVVSGSDRRRFFAILEQQMVRSGLRNVTTSYKESRKRSSIA from the coding sequence ATGCTTGACTTACAGAAACTGATGGGACAGATGCAAGGAATGTCCGAGCAATTACAGAAAGAAGCACAGCAATTAACAGTTAAACTTGATCGCGCTGAAACTATATTTTATCAAGCTAATACACATCAAGCATTACTCTGCCAACAAAGCCAGCAATTTCACGATCGCCTAATTTTTAATTGTGCGGAACCAGTAGAACCTTTATTGCGAATTCAAGCGATCACTCCTATTACTACTCCACACATAGTCTTGGCCACCGATGGCTCGCAAATTGCTCCTAGCCGTCACGAAATCGCCTACTGCTATTTGATTAACATCGGGAGAGTGGCAATTTACTATAACTCTGGTATCTATCCATTACTTGATAATGTTCCTGAAGTGTTTTATAAAACCGAAGATCTCTACAAAGCTCGGCAATGGGGAATTCAGACTGAACAATGGATGACTTTGCGGCGTACTGTTGCCGAAAATGTGGCTCTAGGAAATTTGGCTATCGAAACGATCGCTAGTTCGCCCAAATCGCCAATGTTAGCCTTCACCGATGGGGCTTTAGTTCATTGGGAATTTGATGAGATTCCATCTGATGCGCGATCGCAGCTTTTGCCAGATATCCTCTCCGCATGGGATAACCTCAAAGCTCAAAGGATTCCCTTAGCAGGCTATATCAGTGCGCCCCGTGCCGCCGAAACCACTAATTTTCTTCGTTTAGAAATCTGCGCCTTTGAGCAACCTGATTGCAATACCCATTGTTCAGCTATGCCTTTGGATTCTGCACCTTGTAGCCAAATCCAGCCATTGCGCGATGGTACTTTATGGAGTCGGTTACTGAAAGTGGGTGAATGTAGTCCTCTTTGGAAAAGTCATGCGCGGATTTTGCAGGAATATGGTGAGCATCAGATTTATTTTTGCTATCTCCATGTTGGTACAGAAATCGCCAGAATTGAGATGCCTGCTTGGACGGCTCTGGATCAAAACTTGCGATCACAAGCTTTGCAAATCGTTCTCGCGCAAGTGCAGAAAGGCTATGGCTATCCTGTAGCACTTGCCGAGGCTCATAATCAAGCAGTGGTCTCTGGTAGCGATCGCCGCCGCTTTTTTGCAATTCTTGAGCAGCAAATGGTGAGGTCGGGGTTACGGAATGTGACAACTTCTTATAAGGAGTCCCGTAAGCGGAGCAGCATTGCTTAG
- the folK gene encoding 2-amino-4-hydroxy-6-hydroxymethyldihydropteridine diphosphokinase, which translates to MTELCAIALGSNLSSEIGDSQKIVQAAIAQLATHPEIEVVKVSRWYRTKAITLPNSAPQPDYINGCAVLRTTLNPFQLLQALFYTEQFFGRERRERWGARTLDLDLLLYGDRQIDTPELVLPHPRMSDRAFVLLPLAEIAADWIHPVQGLAISELSQNPPDLDLSYPIALDTKEIVLI; encoded by the coding sequence ATGACAGAGCTTTGCGCGATCGCCCTAGGTAGTAACCTGAGCAGTGAAATTGGTGACTCTCAAAAAATTGTCCAAGCAGCGATCGCCCAACTCGCTACCCATCCTGAAATAGAAGTGGTTAAGGTTTCCCGTTGGTATCGCACTAAGGCGATCACTTTACCCAATTCTGCCCCGCAGCCAGACTACATCAATGGCTGTGCAGTTCTAAGAACTACGCTTAATCCGTTTCAGTTATTGCAAGCGCTATTTTATACAGAGCAGTTTTTTGGGCGCGAGCGTCGCGAACGTTGGGGGGCAAGAACGCTTGATCTTGATTTATTACTTTATGGCGATCGCCAAATTGATACACCCGAATTAGTTTTACCGCATCCCAGAATGAGCGATCGCGCCTTTGTGCTGTTACCCCTAGCCGAAATTGCTGCCGATTGGATTCATCCTGTACAAGGTTTAGCCATCTCTGAGCTATCTCAAAATCCCCCCGACTTAGATTTGAGCTATCCAATTGCACTTGATACTAAGGAAATTGTCTTAATTTAA
- the murA gene encoding UDP-N-acetylglucosamine 1-carboxyvinyltransferase, producing the protein MQSTMDLAKNLHDASQIIEPIELTTLESSQMPQIEPNAPVLRIIGKAPLSGHVPISGAKNSILALMAGTLLSSEGCRIRNVPNLADVQRMGDILETLGVKISRNGEVLDLDTSNLTTNSAPYELVSKMRASFFALGSLLARLGSARMPLPGGCAIGARPVELHVRGLQALGADVQIEHGIVQAYAKSRNGRLQGAKIYLDYPSVGATETLMMAATLAEGETIIENAALEPEVADLADLCMAMGAKIRGAGTSTIIIDGVEKLHFADFTAIPDRVEAATFMVAAAITRSTLSMSPVIPAHLTAAISKLQDIGVTVRQDSDNMITVIGGDRYRAVDIETLPYPGFPTDMQAQFMALLSICEGNGVVTETVFENRLQHVAELNRMGANIRLKNNVAVVTGVPQLSGAPVMATDLRASAALVIAGLAADGETTVMGLHHLDRGYDRIEEKLRNVGAKLYRTSEAVPV; encoded by the coding sequence ATGCAATCGACGATGGATCTCGCCAAAAATTTGCACGATGCTTCACAAATTATTGAGCCAATCGAACTAACCACGCTCGAATCTTCGCAAATGCCCCAAATCGAACCCAACGCCCCCGTCCTCCGCATCATTGGCAAAGCACCATTATCAGGGCATGTCCCCATTAGCGGCGCAAAAAATTCGATCCTTGCCCTGATGGCAGGCACACTTTTATCCTCCGAAGGCTGCCGTATTCGTAATGTCCCTAACCTCGCTGATGTGCAGCGTATGGGTGACATTCTCGAAACCCTCGGTGTGAAAATTTCGCGCAATGGTGAAGTTCTTGATCTTGATACCAGTAACTTGACCACCAACTCTGCTCCTTACGAGCTAGTCAGCAAAATGAGAGCGAGTTTCTTCGCTCTCGGTTCATTATTAGCAAGACTAGGCTCAGCCAGAATGCCTTTACCCGGTGGCTGTGCGATCGGTGCGCGTCCAGTAGAATTGCATGTGCGTGGTTTGCAAGCCTTAGGTGCAGATGTACAGATTGAGCATGGCATCGTTCAAGCCTATGCCAAGAGCCGTAATGGACGTTTGCAAGGTGCAAAAATTTATTTGGATTATCCCAGTGTAGGCGCAACCGAAACCCTAATGATGGCGGCAACGCTTGCCGAAGGTGAAACGATTATTGAAAATGCCGCATTAGAGCCTGAAGTCGCCGATCTTGCTGATCTCTGCATGGCTATGGGCGCAAAAATTAGGGGTGCTGGTACTAGTACGATCATCATTGATGGTGTTGAGAAGCTACATTTTGCTGATTTCACCGCCATTCCCGATCGCGTTGAAGCCGCAACTTTTATGGTTGCCGCCGCAATTACCCGCTCAACCCTATCGATGTCCCCTGTGATTCCCGCGCATCTCACCGCCGCGATTTCCAAATTACAGGATATTGGGGTGACAGTTCGCCAAGATTCTGACAATATGATCACCGTTATTGGTGGCGATCGCTATCGTGCTGTCGATATTGAAACCTTGCCTTACCCCGGCTTCCCCACAGATATGCAAGCACAATTTATGGCACTTCTAAGCATTTGCGAAGGCAATGGGGTAGTCACCGAAACCGTATTTGAAAACCGCTTGCAGCATGTTGCCGAACTCAATCGCATGGGTGCAAATATTCGTCTCAAAAACAATGTGGCAGTAGTCACAGGCGTTCCCCAATTGTCAGGTGCGCCTGTGATGGCAACGGATTTACGCGCTTCAGCCGCACTAGTCATCGCAGGACTAGCCGCCGATGGTGAAACCACGGTCATGGGACTGCATCACCTCGATCGCGGCTACGATCGCATCGAAGAGAAGTTACGCAATGTTGGCGCTAAGCTCTATCGCACGAGTGAAGCTGTTCCCGTATAA